The following proteins are encoded in a genomic region of Planococcus lenghuensis:
- the holA gene encoding DNA polymerase III subunit delta encodes MITSAWKTIRSGKVDPVYLIVGTESHFAEKTVELLKAKLAEDGELEYSTIDLDEVPVDAVIEEADTVPFFSDRKLIVARNTSFLKAAERGKEKIDHDFKALERWLADPPLTSVTVFIAPYEKLDERKKVTKLMKNHAVLIEAKAPEARDLEVWADHEAKSHGKSIDREAVQKLVETAGTNLTLLSSEIEKMALYLGAEQEWITVPLVEEMTPRTLEQDAFKMLQSYLDGDVANALSVYYDLLEQKEEPVGLTALLASQIRFMIQVFYLLKKGYSAPNISKQLKAHPYRVKLLAERKRQFSDQQLLAVLRDLAEIDMQLKSQSGSRERILEFFLMKRAN; translated from the coding sequence ATGATTACATCTGCATGGAAAACAATCAGAAGCGGCAAAGTGGATCCGGTGTACTTGATCGTCGGGACAGAAAGCCATTTTGCCGAAAAGACCGTGGAACTGCTGAAAGCGAAACTGGCTGAAGATGGCGAGCTGGAATATTCAACAATCGACTTGGATGAAGTGCCGGTCGATGCAGTGATCGAAGAAGCGGATACGGTGCCATTCTTCAGCGACCGGAAGTTGATCGTTGCAAGGAATACATCATTTCTGAAAGCGGCAGAGCGCGGGAAAGAAAAAATCGATCATGATTTCAAAGCGCTCGAACGTTGGCTGGCCGATCCGCCGCTAACAAGTGTGACGGTGTTCATTGCGCCTTACGAAAAGCTGGATGAACGAAAAAAAGTGACAAAGCTCATGAAGAATCACGCGGTGCTGATCGAAGCGAAAGCGCCGGAAGCAAGAGATCTGGAAGTGTGGGCGGATCATGAAGCGAAGTCCCACGGGAAGTCGATTGACAGGGAAGCAGTTCAGAAACTCGTCGAGACAGCAGGAACGAATTTGACGCTCCTGTCTTCAGAGATCGAGAAAATGGCATTATATCTGGGAGCGGAGCAGGAATGGATCACCGTTCCGCTTGTGGAAGAAATGACGCCGCGGACGCTTGAGCAGGATGCCTTCAAAATGCTGCAGAGCTATCTGGACGGCGATGTCGCCAACGCATTATCCGTGTATTACGATCTTCTTGAACAAAAAGAGGAACCGGTGGGGCTGACGGCGCTGCTGGCCTCTCAGATCCGGTTCATGATCCAGGTTTTTTACCTGCTGAAAAAGGGGTATTCTGCTCCGAATATTTCCAAACAGCTGAAAGCCCATCCGTATCGGGTGAAACTGCTGGCCGAGCGAAAACGGCAATTTTCCGATCAGCAGTTGCTCGCAGTGCTTCGGGATTTGGCTGAAATTGATATGCAGTTGAAAAGTCAGTCAGGTTCCCGCGAGCGCATTCTGGAATTCTTCCTGATGAAGCGGGCGAATTAG
- the rpsT gene encoding 30S ribosomal protein S20, which produces MPNIKSAIKRVRQNEEAHAQNIQLKSAMRSTVKKADQAVANNGDNVQESVKAAIKQLDKAANKGLIHKNKAARKKSSLMKKVQG; this is translated from the coding sequence ATGCCAAACATTAAATCTGCAATCAAACGCGTACGCCAGAACGAAGAAGCGCATGCACAAAACATTCAGCTGAAATCCGCAATGCGTTCAACTGTGAAAAAGGCTGACCAGGCGGTTGCCAATAACGGTGACAACGTTCAGGAATCAGTGAAAGCGGCGATTAAACAACTGGACAAAGCAGCCAACAAAGGGCTGATCCACAAAAATAAAGCTGCACGCAAAAAATCAAGCCTGATGAAAAAAGTTCAGGGCTAA
- the lepA gene encoding translation elongation factor 4, translated as MNREERQKRQEKIRNFSIIAHIDHGKSTLADRILEQTKALTSREMKAQLLDSMDLERERGITIKLNAVQLNYTAKDGETYTFHLIDTPGHVDFTYEVSRSLAACEGAILVVDAAQGIEAQTLANVYLALDNDLEIMPVINKIDLPAADPERVRQEIEDVIGLDASDAVLASAKSGIGIEEILEQIVEKIPAPQGDPEKPLKALVFDSMFDPYRGVIAYIRIVQGTLRPGDRIKMMSNGKEFDVVEAGVFTPKPTQREELTVGDVGFLTAAIKNVGDTKVGDTITLANDPAEEALPGYRQLNPMVFCGMYPIDANRYNDMRDALEKLQLNDAALQFEAESSQALGFGYRCGFLGLLHMEIIQERIEREFNIDLITTAPSVIYHVHMTDGEVLTVDNPSMMPDPQKIDHIQEPYVKATMMVPNDYVGPVMELSQAKRGNFINMDYIDTTRVGIVYEIPLSEIVYDFFDQLKSSTKGYASFDYEMIGYKESKLAKMDILLNAEKVDALSFIVHRDFAYERGKSIVEKLKTLIPRQQFEVPIQAAIGNKIIARSTISAIRKNVLAKCYGGDISRKRKLLDKQKEGKKRMKQVGSVEVPQEAFMAVLKMDDTSK; from the coding sequence ATGAACAGAGAAGAACGACAGAAACGGCAGGAGAAAATCCGCAATTTCTCCATCATCGCCCATATAGATCACGGCAAATCGACACTTGCCGACCGGATTCTGGAGCAGACCAAAGCGCTGACGTCCCGGGAGATGAAAGCCCAGCTGCTCGACTCGATGGATTTGGAGCGGGAGCGCGGCATTACGATAAAACTCAATGCGGTTCAATTGAATTATACAGCGAAAGACGGAGAGACATACACGTTCCACTTGATCGACACGCCGGGTCACGTCGACTTCACGTATGAAGTTTCCCGGAGCCTGGCGGCATGTGAAGGCGCCATTCTGGTAGTGGACGCCGCGCAGGGAATTGAAGCCCAAACGCTGGCGAACGTCTACCTGGCGCTTGATAATGACCTGGAAATCATGCCGGTCATCAATAAAATCGATTTGCCGGCAGCTGACCCTGAACGGGTGCGGCAGGAGATTGAAGATGTGATCGGACTGGATGCATCGGATGCGGTCCTGGCTTCCGCAAAATCAGGAATCGGCATTGAAGAGATCCTCGAACAGATCGTCGAAAAAATTCCGGCTCCGCAAGGCGATCCGGAAAAGCCGCTTAAAGCGCTCGTCTTTGATTCGATGTTCGATCCTTATCGGGGTGTGATTGCCTATATCCGGATCGTACAAGGGACGTTGCGGCCCGGTGACCGGATCAAGATGATGTCAAACGGCAAGGAATTCGATGTAGTTGAAGCGGGAGTCTTTACACCAAAGCCGACGCAGCGGGAAGAACTGACCGTCGGTGATGTCGGGTTCCTGACAGCAGCCATCAAAAATGTCGGCGACACGAAAGTCGGCGATACGATCACGCTCGCCAATGACCCGGCTGAAGAAGCTCTGCCAGGTTACCGCCAGCTGAACCCGATGGTGTTCTGCGGGATGTATCCGATTGACGCGAACCGCTACAACGACATGCGGGATGCGCTGGAGAAACTGCAGCTCAACGATGCGGCGCTCCAGTTTGAAGCGGAATCCTCCCAGGCGCTCGGTTTCGGCTACCGCTGCGGCTTCCTCGGTCTGCTCCACATGGAAATCATCCAGGAGCGGATCGAACGGGAATTCAACATCGATCTCATCACGACGGCACCGAGCGTTATTTATCACGTCCATATGACGGATGGAGAAGTGCTGACGGTCGATAACCCGTCGATGATGCCGGATCCGCAAAAAATCGATCATATTCAGGAACCGTATGTAAAAGCGACGATGATGGTGCCGAACGATTACGTCGGTCCCGTCATGGAATTATCCCAGGCGAAACGCGGCAATTTCATCAATATGGATTATATCGATACAACCCGTGTCGGCATCGTCTATGAAATTCCGCTGTCAGAAATCGTCTATGATTTCTTCGACCAGCTGAAGTCCAGCACGAAAGGCTATGCTTCGTTCGATTACGAAATGATCGGTTATAAGGAATCGAAGCTGGCGAAAATGGATATCTTGCTCAACGCCGAAAAAGTGGATGCCCTCAGTTTCATCGTCCACCGCGACTTCGCTTACGAACGCGGCAAATCGATCGTCGAAAAACTGAAGACGCTCATTCCGCGCCAGCAGTTCGAAGTGCCGATCCAGGCGGCGATCGGCAATAAAATCATTGCCCGTTCCACGATTTCTGCTATCCGCAAGAACGTGCTCGCCAAGTGTTATGGCGGTGACATTTCACGGAAACGGAAACTGCTGGACAAACAGAAAGAAGGCAAGAAACGCATGAAGCAAGTCGGCTCTGTGGAAGTGCCCCAAGAAGCGTTCATGGCCGTCCTGAAAATGGACGATACCTCAAAATAA
- the hemW gene encoding radical SAM family heme chaperone HemW — MVKGLYVHIPFCHQICHYCDFNKVFFKDQPVDGYIEMLGEELRQWKQQGALDVPLETVFFGGGTPTALEPAQLERLLFHIHDNTMLAENVEWTSEANPDELTRDKMDVLFAGGVNRLSMGVQSFDEDLLKRLGRTHHNRDVDRAIHEAQAAGFSNISLDLMYGLPGQSMAQWKHTLNRAFAYDLPHFSAYSLIVEPKTVFYNLLMKGKLQTPGEDLEADMYKVLMDEMAAHGLEQYEISNFAKSGYQSRHNLLYWNNEEYIGAGAGAHGYVNGVRYSNHGPLKKYMTPLGEGRQPVLNENRVSRTESMEEEMFLGLRKNEGVSAERFEKKFGTPLADVYGDKLTLLQAQGSLEQRDGFIRLTDRGRFVGNNVFEQFLIGD, encoded by the coding sequence ATGGTGAAAGGATTATATGTCCACATCCCATTCTGCCACCAGATCTGTCATTATTGTGACTTCAATAAAGTGTTTTTCAAAGATCAGCCGGTTGATGGCTATATTGAAATGCTGGGGGAGGAACTCCGGCAGTGGAAGCAGCAGGGAGCACTCGATGTGCCGCTGGAGACGGTGTTTTTCGGCGGAGGAACGCCGACTGCCCTTGAACCGGCGCAGCTTGAGCGGCTTCTGTTCCACATTCATGACAACACAATGCTTGCTGAAAATGTGGAATGGACATCGGAAGCGAATCCGGATGAACTGACGCGCGACAAGATGGATGTGCTGTTTGCCGGCGGCGTTAATCGCCTGAGCATGGGCGTCCAATCATTTGACGAAGATCTATTGAAGCGGCTCGGCCGGACGCATCATAACCGTGATGTTGACCGGGCGATCCATGAAGCTCAGGCGGCGGGGTTCTCAAATATCAGCCTTGACCTGATGTATGGTCTGCCGGGGCAGTCGATGGCGCAGTGGAAACATACACTGAACCGCGCGTTCGCTTATGACTTGCCGCATTTCTCCGCGTATTCGCTCATCGTTGAACCGAAAACGGTGTTTTACAACCTGCTCATGAAAGGCAAATTGCAGACACCGGGTGAGGATCTTGAAGCGGATATGTATAAAGTGCTGATGGATGAAATGGCCGCTCACGGCCTCGAACAATATGAAATCAGCAATTTCGCGAAATCGGGATACCAGTCCCGGCACAACCTGCTGTATTGGAATAATGAAGAGTACATCGGAGCAGGAGCGGGAGCACACGGCTACGTGAACGGCGTCCGCTACTCGAATCACGGCCCGCTCAAGAAGTACATGACCCCGCTTGGTGAAGGCCGGCAGCCCGTGCTGAATGAAAACCGGGTCTCCCGGACGGAGAGCATGGAAGAGGAAATGTTCCTTGGCCTCCGGAAAAACGAAGGGGTGTCTGCTGAACGGTTTGAAAAGAAATTCGGCACCCCGCTTGCCGATGTCTACGGCGATAAGCTGACGCTGCTGCAGGCGCAGGGCAGTCTGGAGCAGCGGGATGGCTTTATCCGGCTGACGGACCGCGGCCGATTCGTCGGCAATAACGTATTTGAACAATTCCTGATCGGAGATTGA